In one window of Bos mutus isolate GX-2022 chromosome 13, NWIPB_WYAK_1.1, whole genome shotgun sequence DNA:
- the LPIN3 gene encoding phosphatidate phosphatase LPIN3 isoform X1 — translation MNYMGQLAETVFGTVKGLYRGLNPATLSGGIDVLVVRQVDGSFRCSPFHVRFGKLGVLRSREKVVDIEINGEPVDLHMKLGDSGEAFFVQELESDEEDVPPRLCTSPIPWGGLAGFPSDSQLGTTSEPDASIAGMASSGRKKKRRRRKTKRKEGTVAADSSSEELEAGAESEPSLLEKPRPEPPGSIQPEGESPPEPKDIYPYSDGEWHPQASLSPGELTSPKSDSELELRTPEPSPLRAESHMQWAWGRLPKVGKAEWPESSVVADASSRTASPPQGAPSTPSTSVIGVDPPGLPTLQRGAGTDLLQPDTEAPTLAGPPLSAPEREETKTQSSGDAGPRPPSKSWSWAALEDPAHTRKPEGVSQRKGSLKRSQHLGPSDIYLDDLPSLDSENAALYFPQSNSGLGAGKWSAPDSLKPLGDCNPEQEPEPIADTADAVVLSLCGGLADSRDVSVEKFSQHLVSYEDLAQNPGLLDDPNLVVKINKQHYNWAVAAPMILSLQAFQKNLPKSTVDKLEKEKMPRKGGRWWFSWRRRDFPSKECSAQREKTAVREQRGEKTEALSSEDDTLDSPVILEAPSPPPSPPAHARAYKKSLRLSSSQIRRLNLQEGANDVVFSVTTQYQGTCRCRATIYLWKWDDKVVISDIDGTITKSDALGHILPQLGKDWTHQGITSLYHKIHLNGYKFLYCSARAIGMANLTKGYLQWVSERGCGLPKGPILLSPSSLFSALHREVIERKPEVFKIACLSDVQQLFLPQEQPFYAAFGNRPNDVTAYRQVGLPACRIFTVNPRGELSQELIKNHKSTYERLSEVVELLFPPVARGPSTDLAHPEYSNFCYWREPLAPVDLDALA, via the exons ATGAACTACATGGGGCAGCTGGCGGAGACCGTGTTCGGTACGGTGAAGGGCCTATACCGGGGCCTGAACCCGGCCACGCTGAGCGGGGGCATCGACGTGTTGGTGGTGAGGCAGGTGGACGGCTCCTTCCGATGCTCGCCTTTCCACGTGCGCTTTGGCAAGCTGGGCGTCCTGCGCTCGCGGGAGAAGGTG GTGGACATCGAGATCAACGGGGAGCCGGTGGACCTGCACATGAAGCTGGGGGACAGCGGGGAGGCCTTCTTTGTCCAGGAGCTGGAGAGCGATGAA GAAGACGTGCCTCCCCGCCTATGCACGTCACCCATCCCTTGGGGGGGCCTGGCGGGGTTCCCTTCGGACTCCCAGCTGGGCACCACCAGCGAGCCTGATGCCAGCATCGCGGGCATGGCCTCCAGTGGGCGGAAGAAGAAACGGCGCAGGAGGAAAACCAAGCGGAAGGAGGGCACGGTGGCAGCCGATTCTAGTTCAGAGGAGCTGGAGGCGGGCGCTGAGAGTGAGCCATCCCTGCTGGAAAAGCCAAGGCCGGAGCCCCCAGG CAGCATCCAGCCAGAAGGGGAGTCCCCTCCGGAGCCCAAAGACATCTACCCCTACTCTGACGGCGAGTGGCACCCCCAGGCCAG CCTCTCACCAGGTGAGCTAACATCTCCCAAGAGTGACTCGGAGCTGGAACTGCGGACCCCCGAACCCAGTCCCCTGAGAGCGGAGTCCCACATGCAGTGGGCCTGGGGGAGGCTGCCAAAG GTGGGCAAAGCTGAGTGGCCCGAGTCCTCGGTGGTCGCTGATGCCAGCTCCAGGACAGCCTCTCCGCCTCAGGGGGCGCCCAGCACCCCCTCCACCTCTGTGATTGGTGTGGACCCTCCGGGACTCCCAACCCTGCAGAGAGGGGCTGGCACTGACCTTCTTCAGCCTGACACAGAGGCGCCCACTCTGGCGGGTCCCCCTCTTTCTGCCCCTGAGAGGGAGGAAACCAAAACTCAGAGTTCTGGGGACGCGGGGCCCCGTCCTCCATCCAAATCCTGGAGCTGGGCTGCTTTGGAAGACCCCGCTCACACCCGGAAGCCGGAGGGGGTCTCCCAGAGGAAAG GTTCCCTGAAAAGAAGCCAGCACCTGGGCCCCAGTGACATCTACCTGGATGACCTGCCCTCCCTGGACTCTGAGAACGCAGCCCTTTACTTCCCCCAGAG CAACAGTGGGCTGGGGGCCGGGAAGTGGAGTGCACCGGACAGCCTGAAGCCCCTGGGGGACTGCAACCCCGAGCAGGAGCCAGAGCCCATTGCGGACACAGCAGACGCAGTGGTGCTGTCCCTCTGCGGGGGCCTGGCCGACAGCAGGGACGTCTCCGTGG AGAAGTTCAGCCAGCACCTGGTCTCCTACGAGGACCTTGCCCAAAACCCCGGCCTCCTAGACGACCCAAACCTGGTGGTGAAGATCAACAAGCA GCATTATAACTGGGCTGTAGCTGCCCCCATGATCCTGTCCCTGCAAGCCTTTCAGAAAAACCTGCCCAAG AGCACTGTGGACAagctggagaaggagaagatGCCCCGGAAGGGAGGCCGGTGGTGGTTTTCCTGGCGACGCAGGGATTTCCCGTCCAAGGAG TGCAGCGCCCAGAGGGAGAAAACCGCAGTGCGGGAGCAGCGGGG GGAGAAGACAGAAGCCCTGAGCAGCGAGGACGACACCCTGGACAGCCCCGTCATCCTGgaggccccctccccgcccccatcgCCCCCAGCCCACGCCCGTGCCTACAAGAAGTCCCTCCGCCTCTCCTCCAGTCAGATC CGGCGCCTGAACCTGCAAGAAGGTGCCAACGACGTGGTCTTCAGTGTGACCACCCAGTACCAGGGCACCTGCCGCTGCAGGGCCACCATCTACCTGTGGAAGTGGGACGACAAGGTGGTCATCTCCGATATTGACGGCACCATCACCAA GTCGGACGCTCTGGGCCACATTCTGCCCCAACTGGGGAAAGACTGGACACATCAGGGCATCACCAGTCTCTACCACAAAATCCACCT AAACGGGTACAAGTTCCTGTACTGCTCGGCACGGGCCATCGGCATGGCCAACCTCACCAAGGGGTACCTGCAGTGGGTGAGCGAGAGGGGCTGTGGCCTCCCTAAGGGCCCCATCTTGCTGTCCCCCAGCAGCCTCTTCTCTGCCCTGCACAG GGAGGTGATAGAGAGGAAGCCGGAGGTGTTCAAGATCGCCTGCCTGAGCGATGTCCAGCAGCTCTTTCTGCCCCAGGAACAGCCCTTCTATGCCGCCTTTGGGAACAGGCCCAAT GATGTCACTGCCTACCGGCAGGTCGGCCTGCCTGCCTGCCGCATCTTCACGGTCAACCCCCGGGGAGAGCTCAGCCAGGAGCTGATAAAGAACCACAAGTCCAC GTACGAGCGGCTCAGCGAGGTGGTGGAGCTCCTCTTCCCGCCTGTGGCCCGCGGCCCCAGCACAGACCTGGCCCACCCTGAATACAGCAACTTCTGCTACTGGCGGGAGCCGCTGGCCCCCGTGGACCTCGACGCCTTGGCCTGA
- the LPIN3 gene encoding phosphatidate phosphatase LPIN3 isoform X2 — MNYMGQLAETVFGTVKGLYRGLNPATLSGGIDVLVVRQVDGSFRCSPFHVRFGKLGVLRSREKVVDIEINGEPVDLHMKLGDSGEAFFVQELESDEEDVPPRLCTSPIPWGGLAGFPSDSQLGTTSEPDASIAGMASSGRKKKRRRRKTKRKEGTVAADSSSEELEAGAESEPSLLEKPRPEPPGIQPEGESPPEPKDIYPYSDGEWHPQASLSPGELTSPKSDSELELRTPEPSPLRAESHMQWAWGRLPKVGKAEWPESSVVADASSRTASPPQGAPSTPSTSVIGVDPPGLPTLQRGAGTDLLQPDTEAPTLAGPPLSAPEREETKTQSSGDAGPRPPSKSWSWAALEDPAHTRKPEGVSQRKGSLKRSQHLGPSDIYLDDLPSLDSENAALYFPQSNSGLGAGKWSAPDSLKPLGDCNPEQEPEPIADTADAVVLSLCGGLADSRDVSVEKFSQHLVSYEDLAQNPGLLDDPNLVVKINKQHYNWAVAAPMILSLQAFQKNLPKSTVDKLEKEKMPRKGGRWWFSWRRRDFPSKECSAQREKTAVREQRGEKTEALSSEDDTLDSPVILEAPSPPPSPPAHARAYKKSLRLSSSQIRRLNLQEGANDVVFSVTTQYQGTCRCRATIYLWKWDDKVVISDIDGTITKSDALGHILPQLGKDWTHQGITSLYHKIHLNGYKFLYCSARAIGMANLTKGYLQWVSERGCGLPKGPILLSPSSLFSALHREVIERKPEVFKIACLSDVQQLFLPQEQPFYAAFGNRPNDVTAYRQVGLPACRIFTVNPRGELSQELIKNHKSTYERLSEVVELLFPPVARGPSTDLAHPEYSNFCYWREPLAPVDLDALA; from the exons ATGAACTACATGGGGCAGCTGGCGGAGACCGTGTTCGGTACGGTGAAGGGCCTATACCGGGGCCTGAACCCGGCCACGCTGAGCGGGGGCATCGACGTGTTGGTGGTGAGGCAGGTGGACGGCTCCTTCCGATGCTCGCCTTTCCACGTGCGCTTTGGCAAGCTGGGCGTCCTGCGCTCGCGGGAGAAGGTG GTGGACATCGAGATCAACGGGGAGCCGGTGGACCTGCACATGAAGCTGGGGGACAGCGGGGAGGCCTTCTTTGTCCAGGAGCTGGAGAGCGATGAA GAAGACGTGCCTCCCCGCCTATGCACGTCACCCATCCCTTGGGGGGGCCTGGCGGGGTTCCCTTCGGACTCCCAGCTGGGCACCACCAGCGAGCCTGATGCCAGCATCGCGGGCATGGCCTCCAGTGGGCGGAAGAAGAAACGGCGCAGGAGGAAAACCAAGCGGAAGGAGGGCACGGTGGCAGCCGATTCTAGTTCAGAGGAGCTGGAGGCGGGCGCTGAGAGTGAGCCATCCCTGCTGGAAAAGCCAAGGCCGGAGCCCCCAGG CATCCAGCCAGAAGGGGAGTCCCCTCCGGAGCCCAAAGACATCTACCCCTACTCTGACGGCGAGTGGCACCCCCAGGCCAG CCTCTCACCAGGTGAGCTAACATCTCCCAAGAGTGACTCGGAGCTGGAACTGCGGACCCCCGAACCCAGTCCCCTGAGAGCGGAGTCCCACATGCAGTGGGCCTGGGGGAGGCTGCCAAAG GTGGGCAAAGCTGAGTGGCCCGAGTCCTCGGTGGTCGCTGATGCCAGCTCCAGGACAGCCTCTCCGCCTCAGGGGGCGCCCAGCACCCCCTCCACCTCTGTGATTGGTGTGGACCCTCCGGGACTCCCAACCCTGCAGAGAGGGGCTGGCACTGACCTTCTTCAGCCTGACACAGAGGCGCCCACTCTGGCGGGTCCCCCTCTTTCTGCCCCTGAGAGGGAGGAAACCAAAACTCAGAGTTCTGGGGACGCGGGGCCCCGTCCTCCATCCAAATCCTGGAGCTGGGCTGCTTTGGAAGACCCCGCTCACACCCGGAAGCCGGAGGGGGTCTCCCAGAGGAAAG GTTCCCTGAAAAGAAGCCAGCACCTGGGCCCCAGTGACATCTACCTGGATGACCTGCCCTCCCTGGACTCTGAGAACGCAGCCCTTTACTTCCCCCAGAG CAACAGTGGGCTGGGGGCCGGGAAGTGGAGTGCACCGGACAGCCTGAAGCCCCTGGGGGACTGCAACCCCGAGCAGGAGCCAGAGCCCATTGCGGACACAGCAGACGCAGTGGTGCTGTCCCTCTGCGGGGGCCTGGCCGACAGCAGGGACGTCTCCGTGG AGAAGTTCAGCCAGCACCTGGTCTCCTACGAGGACCTTGCCCAAAACCCCGGCCTCCTAGACGACCCAAACCTGGTGGTGAAGATCAACAAGCA GCATTATAACTGGGCTGTAGCTGCCCCCATGATCCTGTCCCTGCAAGCCTTTCAGAAAAACCTGCCCAAG AGCACTGTGGACAagctggagaaggagaagatGCCCCGGAAGGGAGGCCGGTGGTGGTTTTCCTGGCGACGCAGGGATTTCCCGTCCAAGGAG TGCAGCGCCCAGAGGGAGAAAACCGCAGTGCGGGAGCAGCGGGG GGAGAAGACAGAAGCCCTGAGCAGCGAGGACGACACCCTGGACAGCCCCGTCATCCTGgaggccccctccccgcccccatcgCCCCCAGCCCACGCCCGTGCCTACAAGAAGTCCCTCCGCCTCTCCTCCAGTCAGATC CGGCGCCTGAACCTGCAAGAAGGTGCCAACGACGTGGTCTTCAGTGTGACCACCCAGTACCAGGGCACCTGCCGCTGCAGGGCCACCATCTACCTGTGGAAGTGGGACGACAAGGTGGTCATCTCCGATATTGACGGCACCATCACCAA GTCGGACGCTCTGGGCCACATTCTGCCCCAACTGGGGAAAGACTGGACACATCAGGGCATCACCAGTCTCTACCACAAAATCCACCT AAACGGGTACAAGTTCCTGTACTGCTCGGCACGGGCCATCGGCATGGCCAACCTCACCAAGGGGTACCTGCAGTGGGTGAGCGAGAGGGGCTGTGGCCTCCCTAAGGGCCCCATCTTGCTGTCCCCCAGCAGCCTCTTCTCTGCCCTGCACAG GGAGGTGATAGAGAGGAAGCCGGAGGTGTTCAAGATCGCCTGCCTGAGCGATGTCCAGCAGCTCTTTCTGCCCCAGGAACAGCCCTTCTATGCCGCCTTTGGGAACAGGCCCAAT GATGTCACTGCCTACCGGCAGGTCGGCCTGCCTGCCTGCCGCATCTTCACGGTCAACCCCCGGGGAGAGCTCAGCCAGGAGCTGATAAAGAACCACAAGTCCAC GTACGAGCGGCTCAGCGAGGTGGTGGAGCTCCTCTTCCCGCCTGTGGCCCGCGGCCCCAGCACAGACCTGGCCCACCCTGAATACAGCAACTTCTGCTACTGGCGGGAGCCGCTGGCCCCCGTGGACCTCGACGCCTTGGCCTGA
- the LPIN3 gene encoding phosphatidate phosphatase LPIN3 isoform X3, translating to MNYMGQLAETVFGTVKGLYRGLNPATLSGGIDVLVVRQVDGSFRCSPFHVRFGKLGVLRSREKVEDVPPRLCTSPIPWGGLAGFPSDSQLGTTSEPDASIAGMASSGRKKKRRRRKTKRKEGTVAADSSSEELEAGAESEPSLLEKPRPEPPGSIQPEGESPPEPKDIYPYSDGEWHPQASLSPGELTSPKSDSELELRTPEPSPLRAESHMQWAWGRLPKVGKAEWPESSVVADASSRTASPPQGAPSTPSTSVIGVDPPGLPTLQRGAGTDLLQPDTEAPTLAGPPLSAPEREETKTQSSGDAGPRPPSKSWSWAALEDPAHTRKPEGVSQRKGSLKRSQHLGPSDIYLDDLPSLDSENAALYFPQSNSGLGAGKWSAPDSLKPLGDCNPEQEPEPIADTADAVVLSLCGGLADSRDVSVEKFSQHLVSYEDLAQNPGLLDDPNLVVKINKQHYNWAVAAPMILSLQAFQKNLPKSTVDKLEKEKMPRKGGRWWFSWRRRDFPSKECSAQREKTAVREQRGEKTEALSSEDDTLDSPVILEAPSPPPSPPAHARAYKKSLRLSSSQIRRLNLQEGANDVVFSVTTQYQGTCRCRATIYLWKWDDKVVISDIDGTITKSDALGHILPQLGKDWTHQGITSLYHKIHLNGYKFLYCSARAIGMANLTKGYLQWVSERGCGLPKGPILLSPSSLFSALHREVIERKPEVFKIACLSDVQQLFLPQEQPFYAAFGNRPNDVTAYRQVGLPACRIFTVNPRGELSQELIKNHKSTYERLSEVVELLFPPVARGPSTDLAHPEYSNFCYWREPLAPVDLDALA from the exons ATGAACTACATGGGGCAGCTGGCGGAGACCGTGTTCGGTACGGTGAAGGGCCTATACCGGGGCCTGAACCCGGCCACGCTGAGCGGGGGCATCGACGTGTTGGTGGTGAGGCAGGTGGACGGCTCCTTCCGATGCTCGCCTTTCCACGTGCGCTTTGGCAAGCTGGGCGTCCTGCGCTCGCGGGAGAAGGTG GAAGACGTGCCTCCCCGCCTATGCACGTCACCCATCCCTTGGGGGGGCCTGGCGGGGTTCCCTTCGGACTCCCAGCTGGGCACCACCAGCGAGCCTGATGCCAGCATCGCGGGCATGGCCTCCAGTGGGCGGAAGAAGAAACGGCGCAGGAGGAAAACCAAGCGGAAGGAGGGCACGGTGGCAGCCGATTCTAGTTCAGAGGAGCTGGAGGCGGGCGCTGAGAGTGAGCCATCCCTGCTGGAAAAGCCAAGGCCGGAGCCCCCAGG CAGCATCCAGCCAGAAGGGGAGTCCCCTCCGGAGCCCAAAGACATCTACCCCTACTCTGACGGCGAGTGGCACCCCCAGGCCAG CCTCTCACCAGGTGAGCTAACATCTCCCAAGAGTGACTCGGAGCTGGAACTGCGGACCCCCGAACCCAGTCCCCTGAGAGCGGAGTCCCACATGCAGTGGGCCTGGGGGAGGCTGCCAAAG GTGGGCAAAGCTGAGTGGCCCGAGTCCTCGGTGGTCGCTGATGCCAGCTCCAGGACAGCCTCTCCGCCTCAGGGGGCGCCCAGCACCCCCTCCACCTCTGTGATTGGTGTGGACCCTCCGGGACTCCCAACCCTGCAGAGAGGGGCTGGCACTGACCTTCTTCAGCCTGACACAGAGGCGCCCACTCTGGCGGGTCCCCCTCTTTCTGCCCCTGAGAGGGAGGAAACCAAAACTCAGAGTTCTGGGGACGCGGGGCCCCGTCCTCCATCCAAATCCTGGAGCTGGGCTGCTTTGGAAGACCCCGCTCACACCCGGAAGCCGGAGGGGGTCTCCCAGAGGAAAG GTTCCCTGAAAAGAAGCCAGCACCTGGGCCCCAGTGACATCTACCTGGATGACCTGCCCTCCCTGGACTCTGAGAACGCAGCCCTTTACTTCCCCCAGAG CAACAGTGGGCTGGGGGCCGGGAAGTGGAGTGCACCGGACAGCCTGAAGCCCCTGGGGGACTGCAACCCCGAGCAGGAGCCAGAGCCCATTGCGGACACAGCAGACGCAGTGGTGCTGTCCCTCTGCGGGGGCCTGGCCGACAGCAGGGACGTCTCCGTGG AGAAGTTCAGCCAGCACCTGGTCTCCTACGAGGACCTTGCCCAAAACCCCGGCCTCCTAGACGACCCAAACCTGGTGGTGAAGATCAACAAGCA GCATTATAACTGGGCTGTAGCTGCCCCCATGATCCTGTCCCTGCAAGCCTTTCAGAAAAACCTGCCCAAG AGCACTGTGGACAagctggagaaggagaagatGCCCCGGAAGGGAGGCCGGTGGTGGTTTTCCTGGCGACGCAGGGATTTCCCGTCCAAGGAG TGCAGCGCCCAGAGGGAGAAAACCGCAGTGCGGGAGCAGCGGGG GGAGAAGACAGAAGCCCTGAGCAGCGAGGACGACACCCTGGACAGCCCCGTCATCCTGgaggccccctccccgcccccatcgCCCCCAGCCCACGCCCGTGCCTACAAGAAGTCCCTCCGCCTCTCCTCCAGTCAGATC CGGCGCCTGAACCTGCAAGAAGGTGCCAACGACGTGGTCTTCAGTGTGACCACCCAGTACCAGGGCACCTGCCGCTGCAGGGCCACCATCTACCTGTGGAAGTGGGACGACAAGGTGGTCATCTCCGATATTGACGGCACCATCACCAA GTCGGACGCTCTGGGCCACATTCTGCCCCAACTGGGGAAAGACTGGACACATCAGGGCATCACCAGTCTCTACCACAAAATCCACCT AAACGGGTACAAGTTCCTGTACTGCTCGGCACGGGCCATCGGCATGGCCAACCTCACCAAGGGGTACCTGCAGTGGGTGAGCGAGAGGGGCTGTGGCCTCCCTAAGGGCCCCATCTTGCTGTCCCCCAGCAGCCTCTTCTCTGCCCTGCACAG GGAGGTGATAGAGAGGAAGCCGGAGGTGTTCAAGATCGCCTGCCTGAGCGATGTCCAGCAGCTCTTTCTGCCCCAGGAACAGCCCTTCTATGCCGCCTTTGGGAACAGGCCCAAT GATGTCACTGCCTACCGGCAGGTCGGCCTGCCTGCCTGCCGCATCTTCACGGTCAACCCCCGGGGAGAGCTCAGCCAGGAGCTGATAAAGAACCACAAGTCCAC GTACGAGCGGCTCAGCGAGGTGGTGGAGCTCCTCTTCCCGCCTGTGGCCCGCGGCCCCAGCACAGACCTGGCCCACCCTGAATACAGCAACTTCTGCTACTGGCGGGAGCCGCTGGCCCCCGTGGACCTCGACGCCTTGGCCTGA
- the EMILIN3 gene encoding EMILIN-3, which produces MGRRRLPVWLCAVAALLSGAQAKGTPLLTRPAPPGASRYSLYTTGWRPRLRPGPHKALCAYVVHRNVTCVLQEGAESYLKAEYRQCGWGPKCPGTVTYRSVLRPRYKVGYKTVTDLAWRCCPGLAGEGCPEHLTDHGATPPQPEPETQSPSGQVGPGPRPLPSSRVAPSPHGRKGPGLFGERLERLEGDVQRLAQAYGTLSGLVARRDDPSRMTGGPRAPATPVGFGVIPEGFVSPRDRAGKPLSPPLDEILSKVTEVSNTLRTKVQLLDKVHGLALGHEAHLQRLREAPPSPLTSLALLDEYVDRRLHRLWGSLLDGFEQKLQGVQSACDLHVQEVRQQCEEGQAASRRLHQSLDGRELALRRELSQLGTRLQGLSVAGGGSCCGQLAFIRARVDSLERNLQAVIEAHRGRGAPDGDDLTRLSAAMLEGGMDGLLEGVETANGTGGGAGGCCLGMEEGGWGSRGFHTTLEERVQRLEERLVTLAGELSHDRAPPGRPARPLVQTELAVLEQRLVSLETSCTPGTTSAVLDKLGAEVKAWQSRSEALLRQVASHAVLLQQLNGTVAEVQGQLAEATGSSLQGEITLLKVNLNSVSKSLTGLSDSVSQYSDAFLAANTSLDERERKVEAEVHAIQEQVSSQGSRLRADHRQVLSLRGELEQLRASMAEVAGGLSRCQDTAQELRHAVGHFDQRVARVEGACRRLGLLAAGLDSLPAESPGPREGLWDHVDQLNRTLGQHAKDIARLRDDLLDCRAQLADRARPGQAN; this is translated from the exons ATGGGCCGCCGCCGCCTGCCGGTCTGGCTGTGCGCCGTGGCGGCGCTGCTCTCGGGGGCGCAGGCCAAGGGCACCCCGCTCCTCACGCGGCCCGCGCCTCCGGGTGCTTCCCGCTACAGCCTCTACACGACGGGATGGCGCCCGCGGCTGCGCCCGGGGCCGCACAA GGCCCTCTGTGCGTACGTCGTGCACAGGAATGTGACCTGCGTCTTACAGGAGGGAGCGGAGAGCTACCTAAAGGCTGAATACCGGCAGTGCGGCTGGGGGCCCAAGTGCCCTGGGACAGTCAC GTACCGCTCGGTGCTCAGACCCAGATACAAGGTGGGCTACAAGACGGTGACGGACCTTGCCTGGCGTTGTTGCCCTGGCCTCGCTGGAGAAGGCTGTCCCGAGCACCTCACGGACCACGGGGCCACACCACCTCAGCCGGAGCCTGAGACCCAGAGTCCCTCTGGGCAGGTGGGCCCGGGCCCCAGGCCCCTTCCTTCCAGCAGAGTGGCCCCAAGCCCCCATG GAAGGAAAGGCCCGGGGCTGTTTGGTGAACGGCTGGAACGCCTGGAGGGTGACGTCCAGCGCCTGGCACAAGCATATGGTACCCTCAGCGGCCTGGTGGCTAGGCGTGACGACCCCAGTAGGATGACTGGTGGACCCAGGGCTCCTGCCACCCCCGTGGGCTTTGGGGTCATCCCCGAGGGCTTCGTGAGCCCCCGAGACAGAGCTGGAAAACCGCTCAGCCCGCCCCTGGATGAGATCCTGAGCAAGGTGACCGAGGTGAGCAACACACTCCGGACCAAGGTGCAGCTGCTGGACAAAGTGCACGGGCTAGCCCTCGGCCACGAGGCTCACCTGCAGCGGCTGCGGGAGGCGCCCCCGTCCCCCCTCACCTCCCTGGCGCTGCTGGACGAGTACGTGGACCGACGGCTGCACCGGCTCTGGGGCAGCCTGCTGGACGGCTTCGAGCAGAAGCTGCAGGGCGTCCAGAGCGCGTGCGATCTGCATGTGCAGGAGGTGCGGCAGCAGTGTGAGGAGGGCCAAGCGGCCAGCCGGAGGCTGCACCAGAGCCTCGATGGCCGAGAGCTGGCCCTGCGCCGGGAGCTCTCACAGCTGGGTACCCGGCTGCAGGGCCTGAGTGTGGCTGGCGGGGGCAGCTGCTGCGGGCAGCTGGCCTTCATCAGGGCCCGCGTGGACAGCCTCGAGAGGAACCTGCAGGCTGTGATTGAGGCCCACCGGGGCCGCGGCGCCCCCGATGGGGATGACCTCACGCGGCTGTCTGCCGCCATGCTCGAGGGGGGCATGGATGGGCTGCTGGAGGGCGTGGAGACCGCCAACGGGACAGGGGGTGGAGCCGGGGGCTGCTGTCTGGGGATGGAGGAAGGGGGCTGGGGCTCGCGCGGCTTCCACACCACACTGGAAGAGCGTGTGCAGAGGCTGGAGGAACGCCTGGTGACGCTGGCCGGGGAGCTGAGCCACGACCGCGCCCCTCCAGGCAGGCCGGCTCGGCCCCTCGTGCAGACGGAGCTGGCCGTGCTGGAGCAGAGGCTGGTTTCGCTGGAGACCTCGTGTACCCCCGGCACCACCTCTGCCGTCCTGGACAAGCTCGGGGCCGAGGTGAAGGCCTGGCAGAGCCGGAGTGAGGCCCTCCTGCGCCAGGTGGCCAGCCACGCGGTCCTGCTCCAGCAGCTCAATGGCACCGTGGCTGAGGTCCAGGGGCAGCTGGCGGAAGCGACGGGCAGCTCTCTCCAAGGCGAGATCACCCTGCTCAAGGTCAACCTGAACTCTGTGAGCAAGTCGCTCACGGGCCTCAGCGACTCCGTCAGCCAGTATTCCGATGCCTTCTTGGCCGCCAACACGTCCCTGGATGAGCGGGAACGCAAGGTGGAGGCTGAGGTCCATGCCATCCAGGAGCAGGTCAGCAGCCAAGGCTCACGGCTTCGGGCCGATCACAGGCAGGTCCTGAGCCTGCGGGGGGAGCTGGAGCAGCTCAGGGCCAGCATGGCTGAGGTGGCTGGCGGGCTGAGTCGCTGCCAGGACACGGCCCAGGAGCTCCGGCACGCGGTGGGACACTTCGATCAGAGGGTGGCCCGAGTGGAAGGTGCCTGCAGGAGGCTGGGCCTGCTGGCTGCGGGCCTGGACAGCTTGCCAGCCGAGTCGCCGGGGCCCAGGGAGGGCCTGTGGGACCATGTGGACCAGCTGAATCGCACGCTGGGCCAGCACGCCAAGGACATCGCCCGCCTCCGGGATGATCTGCTGGACTGCCGTGCCCAGCTGGCTGATCGGGCGCGGCCAGGGCAGGCCAATTAG